GAATTCCAAACTGTGCAAGAAATATTGCTTCCATCCTCTACATCTTCAAGTCTTCATGCAATCTAATTACCCATATTTTGTAATCTCATAAGCTTCAGATTTCATAAATCGTCCATCGAACCATCTTTTCGAGCAATCAAAATTAACTCCTCGCCGCAATGCGATCCTGCAAAAATAGACAGTGCCTCCTCTATAGCCCAAAAGACAAAACGTGCTGCTCCTACGAGGCCAGCTTTATTATCCGATCTTCCAGTATAGCGAATGGCAACACTTGGTGCCCACGTCCATCGAGCTGCCCTAGCAGTACTTCTTATTCGTACTGACGAAGGAAGCCCGGCCAACTTGGCAGCATTAGTCAATGTTTTAGGGCTAAACAGATAAAGATGACGTGGCGGATCCAATTCACTCCAGTTCCGCTTAAATATCTTGTGACCTAAACTATCGGCATTCGGCGTTAAAATCACCAATACTCCCCCAGGTGCAAGAAGCCGATAACATTCTTGCAGCAGCCTAACAGGGTTATGCACATGCTCAATAACGTGCCTGGCCGTAACAGCTTGGAATGAGTTTGCCGGGATATCTATCTCTTCCAGTCTACCAGGTTTAACGGGAATATTAAAATATTCTCTCGCAATTTCGGCGGCTATTTGGTCAGGCTCAACTCCAACTACATCCCACCCCAATTCTCGCATCTTAGCTAGAAATCGCCCCCCACCGCAGCCAACGTCCAAAAGCTTGCCCCTAAACCTTCCATTGAGCCACATGACGTTCGAGCCAACAATCTCCTTGAACGGAACAATTAGGCTAAAAACCTTACCAATCCATTTGAGACCTCGCTTTACATTAGCGCAATTATATCCAAAATTAGTCATGAGTATTGCATGTTCAATCTTCCCGCGCAAAGTGTCCAAGATCGGTTTTTGCTCATTCAGAGTATGGGTGCAATACGTTGTGGTATAAACCTTCCCAATATCATCAAAAGTAGGACTAGGATTCAACCATATAAGAGCACATGCTGAACAGCTATAAAATGACCATTTACCAGGTGCATTCGAAAGTTGATCATGCATCTCTCGGTAAAGCGGTACACCCTTTTCCCCGCATAACAAGCAATTCTCGATTTCCTCAACTTGAATATCAGCGTTAAATCTCATTTTATTTTCTCCATTTCTGCAGTTGCCCGATTGAAAACGAAGCAGATATTCTGCTTTTCCATATCGTCAAGAATGTAATTCCATGTAAATAATGCAAAGGTAATCAATGTAAACAAAAGGAAAAACCCCTTCATGGTAAGGCCTATTGGTAAGGAAGCAAAAGCCAGAATAAACAGTGCCCCTCCTATGGCAAATATCATGCACCAAATAGTAGCTATACTGATTGTTAAAAATCGTTTTGCTATAGCAAATAGTAACAGCGTATCCAACGCCACGCGCACCATCCAGGCTATGGCCGCACCTATAAGACCATAGCTGCCTACTAACAACCAGAAAGTGAGCAGATAAATTGGCAGTTCTATGAAATGAATCTTGGCAGTCAAATCAGGCCGGCCAGCACCATGCACTAGCGCAAAGGCTATTTGGCCCAGACTATTGATAAACACACCGATTGCCAGCCATTGCAACACACAAGTGCTGTTTTGCGCAAACTCATTGCCAAGCCAGAGACCCAGAATCTCGCGCGCTAAAGTCACGATAAATAAAGTAATAGGGAACAAAGCCAAAAAAACGTATTTGACCCCCCGGCTAAAAAGCATTGCCGTGCGGCCACGGTCCTTCAAAAAGCTAAAAGAAAATGCGGGAAATAAGACTCCCGCCACTGAACCAGAAATAACCCATAGCTTGGTGACCATTTCATAGGGTGTGGCGTAATAGGCTACGGCTGCAGTAGAAATTAAGGCTCCAAGCAAAAAACGATCCATAGTAACCATGAGTGGACTAATGGTGTTGCTAACAGTCATCCAACTACCGAAACGCAATAATGGCACCAAAATCTTACGTTGTATTGCAATGCGGTGGCGTAGCACGGGCATTACATAAAGGCAAAGTAACAGATAAACTAGCCAAATGATTAGACTGCCCACCATCAAGACAAACACAACCGGAAAGAGGCTTTGAGAAAAGGGTAATATTAATAAGGGACCTACAAATGTATACACTTTCCCAGGAATGTGGACGGCAGCGATAAGGCCGAAACGCTGTTGCGCCTCCAGGACACCCCGTAAGCCCGCGGTGCTGATGACAACTGGTACAGATAGAGCGAGCAGGTAGAAAGCGTGTAGAGTTTCAGATTGCAATGCTTCTGGGATTTTGAGCGCATCCCGTACCAGCCAGGGGGAAAGCAGGCTTAACACCAGCGCCGCCACTAAGCCCAAGAGCAGCATAAGAAACAGGGCGGTCCAGACCAAAGCAGATATTTCTTGCTCCTGACCTTCTCCCAGCTTCTCCGCCACCAATTTTGTCAGGGCCCGACCCAGTCCTAAGTCAAATATGCTAAAATAACCGATCACCATCCACGCTAGGGTTAGTATACCAAAGCGATCCGTGCCCAGGCCCTTTATAAGAAACGGAATGGAAAATATAGCCACCAGCAGAGGCGCCCCTTGACCGATGAGGTTGTAAAGCGTGTTGCGTGCCAGCAAGCCACCGCTGGTAAATGTCGCACTGTTATGATCCTGCAAACCTGGTGCACCGCTCATGCGCACC
Above is a window of Dehalococcoidia bacterium DNA encoding:
- a CDS encoding class I SAM-dependent methyltransferase, with the protein product MRFNADIQVEEIENCLLCGEKGVPLYREMHDQLSNAPGKWSFYSCSACALIWLNPSPTFDDIGKVYTTTYCTHTLNEQKPILDTLRGKIEHAILMTNFGYNCANVKRGLKWIGKVFSLIVPFKEIVGSNVMWLNGRFRGKLLDVGCGGGRFLAKMRELGWDVVGVEPDQIAAEIAREYFNIPVKPGRLEEIDIPANSFQAVTARHVIEHVHNPVRLLQECYRLLAPGGVLVILTPNADSLGHKIFKRNWSELDPPRHLYLFSPKTLTNAAKLAGLPSSVRIRSTARAARWTWAPSVAIRYTGRSDNKAGLVGAARFVFWAIEEALSIFAGSHCGEELILIARKDGSMDDL
- a CDS encoding flippase — translated: MSGAPGLQDHNSATFTSGGLLARNTLYNLIGQGAPLLVAIFSIPFLIKGLGTDRFGILTLAWMVIGYFSIFDLGLGRALTKLVAEKLGEGQEQEISALVWTALFLMLLLGLVAALVLSLLSPWLVRDALKIPEALQSETLHAFYLLALSVPVVISTAGLRGVLEAQQRFGLIAAVHIPGKVYTFVGPLLILPFSQSLFPVVFVLMVGSLIIWLVYLLLCLYVMPVLRHRIAIQRKILVPLLRFGSWMTVSNTISPLMVTMDRFLLGALISTAAVAYYATPYEMVTKLWVISGSVAGVLFPAFSFSFLKDRGRTAMLFSRGVKYVFLALFPITLFIVTLAREILGLWLGNEFAQNSTCVLQWLAIGVFINSLGQIAFALVHGAGRPDLTAKIHFIELPIYLLTFWLLVGSYGLIGAAIAWMVRVALDTLLLFAIAKRFLTISIATIWCMIFAIGGALFILAFASLPIGLTMKGFFLLFTLITFALFTWNYILDDMEKQNICFVFNRATAEMEKIK